GGAGGTTTCCGAAAAGTGGCTATCATGGTTTTCAGGATTGAATCTCAATGTATAAGGTGTAATTCGTTGAATCATAATTGGATGAAGGATACTGGACATGCACAAAGATGGGGAACAAAAATACCAACCAATTGAGAGTGATAACGGCAGCAGAAATTCTGAACTCGCCGGAAGGATGACGCGACTGAGAATTTGAAGACATGCTGGAAGAATGACACAATGATGGAGAACTATTGGCATATGACTTCTCTGATAACGGTTTGGGTCAAGTGGCTGGACATGCGACAGCAATATGATTACTATTGTGTCGGCAGTGACTGATTCTACTCGGAGAAGAAGAGTCCACCAGAGAAAACATTGTGAAAAGCCAGAAAAAGGTCTTCGAAAACAAATAATAGAATGTTTAGGAGGCTCATGGAAAAGAGATGAAGATGCATGATCAGAACCTACCATGATACCATCATGAATTTGTGATTGTGTCTAAATCAGACTTCACTCACTTCTGTTTTTTGTAGAGTGTAGAATAAATACAACAAATACTAATTGATATTACTCCCTCCGATATTCATTATGTCACTttcgaagaagaagaaaattgtcCTAAATTATATAAGTCATTTTATAATACCAATGAATcattaatactatttttttattataccttcaaatatttattattctatcTTCTTTCTCATTCCATTAAAGaaggataattttataaaatcctttataatttttcttttcataaaaCAATAATTAGACTTTTTAATATATGTGACATggcaaaacaacttataataaaaaaacggaGAAAATACTTACTAAttctaatactaataataaactCATATCCTAATAATAAGTATTTGAATTTAACTTTTTTGATTCCTACACTCTCCCTCAAACTAAAGCTTACAAACTTTAAGCTTGTTACAATGGATGAATGTATTATAGAGAAAATAGAAACTGAAAAACTGTAGCTAAAAAGTTGTAGAGCTATCTATCGGAGATGATGGTAGCAAAGGAAATTGTGCACGTCGTAGGTTTTGAAGGTGGCTATGGAGGTTTTCAGAAATTAGTCTCAGTGAAGAAGGTGCAACTGGTTGAACCACAATTGGGTGCAACTGGTTGAACCACAATTGGGTGCAGAGATAAACACAGCAAGTAATGAAGAAGAAAGTATTTGGATGAAGCATAGAGGACTTGCACAAGGAAGCAGAACGAAAATGCAGACTAATTGAAAGTGAATGACTGCAGAAGAAATTCTTAACACATCGGAAGGATGACACGGTGAAGAATTATGCCAAAAGGATGACAAACGATGGAGAACAATCGGCACGTGGCTGCTTTAATGACAGTTTAGGTCAGGTGGCTGGACTGGAGACAATATTATGATCACGATGGTGTCGGTGGTTGCTGATGATGGTACACCGCAAAGAAGGGTCCAccagaagaaaagaaaaggtgtgtCGTTACGAAACGCCAGAAAAAGAATAATAGAATGTTTGGGAGGCCTGCttcgaaaataaataaaatagcatataaaataaatacaataaatactaattaatatttatttgctaATTCTAatcttaataataaatttaaatcctAATAATAAAGATTTAAAGTTGATTCTCCCATTCTAACAAAACCTCATAAAAAGGTAGAGAAAGAAGTCTGTAGTTAGTTTTTGTGTTGACTCAAACATGGATAAAAACCTTCTTTCTTTAGGTGAAATAAAAGCCCAAGTACAGAAACTGACATTGTGAAACTACGGCCAGCTATGAGTTAAACAGCGTTGAACCTATAAAATCTAAAGCTTGGCCCATTCACTAAACAAGTAAGAATTTTCAACTCAAGATCAGCTCACAAGTTCATGGGCCTAGCTTCTTGAGCAGTTACAACCAGAGACAAATATTTCCTGAGCCAGCTTACCTGAAACAGTCACATGCCACATATTCCgacataataattaaaaatcaaaatttacatGGCAACCATTATTATTAGACACTTAACTCAAATCTTATTATAAGTGTGTTTTGAGTTGTGCCATGTTCTCAAGAAAATAATTAGTtgtgtttattttaattataaaatgagttttatttactaaaataccaCTATTTATTATAGTTACATACTGGTGTAGTTAGGCGAGTTGAAATACAATAAATAAAGATATATTAATGGGAAAAAATTATTAGTGCTTCATGAATATCTAAAGTGACAAactaatttgaaattaaaaaaaaattattgtaaatGAGAGACAGGAAATATACATAGAGCTACAATCCAAGCATAGTATTAAGAATTGGTATGAAACTCCATTCTGTATTTTTGTACCATATTATGGATGGGTCGTTTTCTTCAGCTATAATCCATATTAAAAGGAAGAACTAATATCATTAAGTGAAAATGGGGTGCTAATTGCCAAATATTGAAATTCTTTTAAAAAACCTTAATCATCAAGGAAATAGTGTTCATCAAAGAAAGCATAATGTAGGATACCTGTGATCTTAATTTAACAACCTCCTGGCCGAGGCTATCGTTAGTCCTCTTTGTATCATCCACAACTATCTTTGGGGTTGTCAGTCCTCCCAGCGTTGGGGTTGGAGTAGTTGACCGTGGTGGACTAGGCCGCCTAGATATTGGGGATGTTGCCCGAGAAACAATTCTAGATCCAGGAACAGAAGCTGAAAAAAACTTCTTTGATGATCCAAAAACAGGATTAGAAGATTTAGAAATATGCATCCCTCCCCATTGAGAACCTCCATTTGGAACAGGCGAGACCCGACTACTATTGAATTccattttcttatttttctttgaagATCGTCTGTCTACTTGTTTCAAGGATTCCATTGAAGAGAACTTAGAAATTTGATTTTGAGATCTAGAATCCAATTTATCATCCTTAACAATAGACTCGAGTGACCCTTGATTAATACTTCCTCTCCTGCTAATAGAAGACTGAGATGAACCGTCAGCTTCTGtagttttctttattttgttataaCAGTTATCACAGACACGATAAGGTTTGTTGGGATTTGGTGACATTGAAGCCTTAACAGACTTCTTACTGCTGCATGAATGACAAAAAACGAGTCCACAATTATAACAGTTATGGCGCTTCCTTTTGAAATTGAATGGCACACGGCAGCCAGAACACATGGATTGGTCAACACCAGATACCCACTTATGCAGGCATATGGAAGCAGTAAAATTTGTACCACAAGCAATACTTTTAACTTGTTTGTCTTTTAAAGCTTCCACTAATGTCGGGGAGTTTCTATCATCAGTATCCCCGTGGCCCAAACGACCATTTGAACCTTTCCCCCAAGTGAAAACTTCAGTTCTTGAAGTTAAAACTGCAACATGATAAGCACCACAAGCTACCTCCTCCACAAAACTCTTTGAAAGCTTTCCTTCAATGCGAGTTGGTAGTTTACCATCAGATTGAGGATTTCCTAACTGGCCATAGACACAGCTGCCCATGGTATAGACATGGCCTGCTCTAGAAAGTGCAACAGTCATACTATGCCCACAAGCAACTTGACAAAAATTAGGTTCAATAAGGGCTACAACACAGGTTGGAACAAGTTTGGATTCCTTGTCACCGTGCCCAAGTCTACCTTTGTCTCCATCTCCCCAAGTAAACAGCTTCCCTGAAGAGCAGTTGCTGGAACTAGGATTTCCAACCATTACTTCCACAACTGCAGCAGTATGCCAAACACCACAAGCAGCCTGCACAGTTCGAAGACCCTTCAAGGACTCTATTTCCCTTGGCAAGGAAACACTTTTTCGGTCTCCATGACCGAGAACACCAAATGTACCATCACCAAAAGTAAATAACTTCCCAGAAGAGGTTACAACAGCAGTATGCCAAGGACCACAAGAAATAGATGAAACGTGTATACCCTCCAAGGGACCATTTACTCTTTTTGGAACCCAGTGACTCACCTGATTTCCATGCCCCAGAAGACCATAGTTGTAAGTGGCATCACCCCATGTATAAAGATCTCCAGAAAGTGTCACAGCACAAGTATGATACTCTCCACAAGCAACTAGTTCGATATTTGTATTACTCAAAGATTCAATGAGTTTTGGATGGGGAACATCAGAATCAACTCCATGCCCGAGCCTGCCTCCTGATTCTTCTCCCCAAGAGAAAATTTCACCCTGTTTCGTCACTAAGGCCACATGTTGCCCACCACAAGCAATATTCTGTACATCTAGAACTACTGCTGATTCCAAGGCTTTCGGCAATAGAGAATCCATTTTGACATCAAAACAACTCCCAACTCGGCGAACCCCACCACCAAGAACACCATCACCTATGCCTTCCCCCCAAATGAAAACATCCCCTAAGGCATCACCATCATCACGAGCAGAACCTTGGCTAGAAGAGCTAACAGCACTTGATAGACTAACTCTAAAGGCATCCATAGGCATTGTCTTCATGTGACCATGCACGCTATCTGATCCTCCTGATGACACAGAGTGGACTGAACCACTGGCCGAATCTGGTGGGAAGAAAACCTTTGGAGGAATAGGATAATAAGTCGCATCAGCAAATGCTTTATCTAAACCATTCTCAGGAGGGCTCTCATATGGGCTATGAAGGTGAATGTGATCCTCACTATCCTGAAAAGGGAAAGCAGATATCTTCCCAATAAACCTCTTCAACTGAAGTATAGACAAGCATGCAGAAAATAGAAGGATAAAGATGATGTTTGATACCTTTTGCAAGCTTTCATTACTACCAAATGGAGAATGCAAGGGAGAACTTCTTCTAGTGTATGTTCGAGGACTATTAATTTCAGATGGAAAACCATCACTTCTAGACTCTGTTCTCCACTTCCGGTGATGGCTCCGTGAAATCAATGCTTTCAATCCACTGAACCATACCTCAGCTTCATCTTTGTCCTTGCAAATCTAGTAGAAAAGAATCAGATTAAAACATTCTATTAATGTTAATCACACAAAATACGTCAATAATGCCATAACGTCTATAATATTTGTGCAATCATAGAGCTGGACTAGAATAACATCGACCCCCCAACCCAAATAGAGGGAAAATGACCACCAATTGTAGCGTAGGAAAAGACCAACAGAGTATCAATCTGATTATACAGATAATCTACACACAGTTCACTAAGAATCTATGCAACATAACCGCTTTTGCATGTTTTTGGGTAGATTATGGATTAAATTCAATTGATACTTAGTTACTCAAATATTCCATACCCAAGAactgaagaaaaacatttttctaAGATACATCTATggctattttcttttttaaaataagaatgtGAAGAATTTTGTACCAGGTCCAGTGATCGGTCATTGTAGATAAGTGAAAATGACTGGTATTCCTTCGCAGGCCGTGGATATCTTTGAAAGATAGGCTGAAAAAAATAGAAGTTCAATTCAATCATAATACTTTGAGATGCTTTCACTGCACAAGGTCAAAGAAAAGAAGGAACTgtgaaaatatatataattgtaaAATGCACTCGTGCCCATGCTCACCAGAATATCACAAATTGGAGGTGCATTTTAACATAGATGAGAATTTAATGCAGAAGACAGCATAAAAGCGTAACAGAATGTGCGTAAATAAATACCTGGACTGTAGCAGTATAGTAGTTGCTATTAAAAGACTGCATAAGTGAAAGCAAGGGGGAAAAAAGAGCGATAATCCACGAACCCCACAAATTAATCATGAATAGCTATCAAATCATTATAGATCTGAAATCTCTCCTTGGAAGCATGATTTAACAATTTTCTTAAATAGAAAAACAATCAAAAtagcaacataaaaaaaaaacacagcttCTTAGTCAAAGATGGATAATGATTGACTGCTCAAATTTTTATATCTAACTAGGAGCAGTTTAAGAGGCCAGAAAAGTGCATGCATAAAATGCAAATTTTAGTAATGTACAAATTATAGCTTGCAACAACTACTAAGATATATAAGATATGATATCGTTTACAAAATCTAAAGCacaaataatatcaattatttcaTTGTCATTTTGAAAGACTTACCGTGCGTTGTCCGGATATAATTCTAGAAACATTAGTTAGTTTAAGGCGCTTCTCTTCTTTCCCTGAGAACCATATCAAAAGAGATTCGTCCTGAAACAATAGAAAGGTTAAATACCCTCCCCTTTGGACAACTATTGACAAAATATTCATTGCACAAAATCAAACCATCtaaatgaacaaattcaagtgttttaatcacaccAGAACGAGAGAGAATCATAAATATGTTGGTTCACAATTATCCTAATTACCATAACTAGATAAAGTCAAACTACAAGTATCCTAGTACAtcaatttttaacaaaaaccAATAGTGAGATGCTTCATTACTTGGACTAAAGGATGGCTTTCGATTATTGAGAAACCAAAAGTTAGTGCAGCCACATCCCAAAATTTTGAAGGTGCGTTAGCACATTAAAAAAGAGTGAGGACAGTTTCAATAATTGAAATGTCTTCTTTATACAATACCATTTTGTTGTTAATGGGTGTGTTGGTGTTAGATCGTGTAGTTATTTATGCTCAATCACTCCCATTTTCTTAAATTATTAATAGTGCTTACATGTCAGTATCGTCGTTGTGTTTGGTTTGTGTATGTGTTGGTACATCATAGATAATAGAAAAACATGCTGAGCTTTCTAGTAGGATGACACGACAACGAGAAGCCAAAAACCAAACATAAAGACAACTTAAAAAGGGTGATTGACTAGTTAATACAGAGAACCAAAGAACGTGAGTCAAGAAGACAACCAAATGATTTGCTTAAGCCCACTAAACATAATCTGTGATACTAACTTGAAATGAAAAACTGAAATGCTTGAAAATACTAACTTGGATTTATAATAAATTTGATACAAAATTAAAACCTTCAACCTTAGGAATCAAATTCTAGCAGATGCAGCAATTTCATTTTCTAAACTATATGTAGAAGTGATCAAATCACAACATACAAGGAAATAACTAAATTAGGGAAAACAACGAAATAGGGAAACCTCAACATATATAAATGGTTGCACATATCTAATAGAATCAATGATGAGCTCAAGATAATGCAAAGTAAACCACagcaataaataaacaaacataaGGCTAGTGAGCAATGAAATGTCAGCAAGTTGATTCTGTAAATAGAACACAAAACCACATTATGCTGCAAGGCTTGATATGGACAAATAAGGTAACATTTTCTTAACTTTTAGTCATGCAGATTAAATTGATTCCTTTGACAACATGCATCTAGGTTTTGGCAAGGCAAAGCTTCCTACGATGTTTGAAGTATTGAATTGGTCTATAATGATTAATTTATATGCGTTAAAGTAGTAAAAACTTACATTGGAAAGCCGAAAGGGGCAAAACTTGGGCTTCCCCCTTCTTCCATACTTAAGCAAACAAGCCCCTTTCTTTAAAGCAGTAATTGCCTACAGTTGAGATATATAAAGTCGATCAGTATAATCCTCACAATAGACAAGCACCAAGGGTATCATGCTTAAAGCCCCAAATTCCACATCATACTACAGCAATAAACTGCGTGCACATCAAAATAGatgaaaattaaaaagatttacaTCAATATGATCACAATTCAACACCTTTTGCTATTTTCTAaatttttgacatagttagtCCCCTAAAGAAGCATAAACGCTGCTAGAATCTTGAAAATACTTCTGACAGCTATGGAGCCATAAGTTTTCTACAGAAACTGTTCCTTTGTATCCTGATTCACCACTCAGAAGCAGCTCTA
The DNA window shown above is from Vicia villosa cultivar HV-30 ecotype Madison, WI unplaced genomic scaffold, Vvil1.0 ctg.000141F_1_1_2_unsc, whole genome shotgun sequence and carries:
- the LOC131624594 gene encoding PH, RCC1 and FYVE domains-containing protein 1-like translates to MSRSDTVMMTTASTTSDLNRTGTVERDIEQAITALKKGACLLKYGRRGKPKFCPFRLSNDESLLIWFSGKEEKRLKLTNVSRIISGQRTPIFQRYPRPAKEYQSFSLIYNDRSLDLICKDKDEAEVWFSGLKALISRSHHRKWRTESRSDGFPSEINSPRTYTRRSSPLHSPFGSNESLQKDSEDHIHLHSPYESPPENGLDKAFADATYYPIPPKVFFPPDSASGSVHSVSSGGSDSVHGHMKTMPMDAFRVSLSSAVSSSSQGSARDDGDALGDVFIWGEGIGDGVLGGGVRRVGSCFDVKMDSLLPKALESAVVLDVQNIACGGQHVALVTKQGEIFSWGEESGGRLGHGVDSDVPHPKLIESLSNTNIELVACGEYHTCAVTLSGDLYTWGDATYNYGLLGHGNQVSHWVPKRVNGPLEGIHVSSISCGPWHTAVVTSSGKLFTFGDGTFGVLGHGDRKSVSLPREIESLKGLRTVQAACGVWHTAAVVEVMVGNPSSSNCSSGKLFTWGDGDKGRLGHGDKESKLVPTCVVALIEPNFCQVACGHSMTVALSRAGHVYTMGSCVYGQLGNPQSDGKLPTRIEGKLSKSFVEEVACGAYHVAVLTSRTEVFTWGKGSNGRLGHGDTDDRNSPTLVEALKDKQVKSIACGTNFTASICLHKWVSGVDQSMCSGCRVPFNFKRKRHNCYNCGLVFCHSCSSKKSVKASMSPNPNKPYRVCDNCYNKIKKTTEADGSSQSSISRRGSINQGSLESIVKDDKLDSRSQNQISKFSSMESLKQVDRRSSKKNKKMEFNSSRVSPVPNGGSQWGGMHISKSSNPVFGSSKKFFSASVPGSRIVSRATSPISRRPSPPRSTTPTPTLGGLTTPKIVVDDTKRTNDSLGQEVVKLRSQVSWLRKYLSLVVTAQEARPMNL